One Paenibacillus sp. FSL H7-0737 DNA segment encodes these proteins:
- a CDS encoding aldo/keto reductase, whose translation MSSKITLGRTNLQVLPLGLGANAVGGHNLFPGLNDETGKDIVRNALDHGINFIDTAFIYGPGRSEELIGEVLRERGGRDNVVIATKGAHKITGDKVTIDNSPAFLRQSVEDSLKRLRTDYIDLYYIHFPDESTPKDEAVGELKKLKDEGKIKAIGVSNFSIEQLREANKDGHVDVLQSHYNLLHRDAEKELFPYTQELGISFVPYFPLASGLLGGKYKQGDTFSDNRKNNPMFQGATFAKNLEKVDKVRQIADAKGVEVAHVVLAWYLTVPSIDALIPGAKRPEQIVSNLQTLKVQLTPDEIKAIDSIFKA comes from the coding sequence ATGTCTAGTAAAATAACTTTAGGTAGAACAAATTTGCAGGTACTCCCTCTCGGACTGGGTGCCAATGCTGTTGGTGGGCATAATTTATTTCCCGGCTTAAATGATGAGACTGGTAAAGACATCGTTCGCAACGCTCTTGACCATGGGATCAATTTCATTGATACCGCCTTTATCTATGGTCCAGGTAGATCCGAGGAACTTATTGGAGAAGTGCTGAGAGAAAGAGGCGGCCGTGACAATGTGGTTATTGCTACTAAGGGCGCTCACAAGATTACTGGCGATAAGGTTACGATCGACAACTCTCCAGCTTTTCTAAGACAGTCTGTGGAAGACAGCTTGAAACGCCTCCGGACCGATTATATCGATCTTTACTATATTCATTTCCCTGATGAAAGCACTCCTAAGGATGAAGCTGTTGGCGAGCTTAAGAAGCTGAAGGATGAAGGAAAGATCAAAGCGATTGGGGTCTCCAACTTCTCCATTGAACAGCTGAGAGAAGCTAACAAGGACGGGCATGTGGATGTTCTCCAATCCCATTACAACCTGCTGCACCGTGATGCAGAAAAAGAACTGTTCCCTTACACGCAGGAGCTTGGCATTTCTTTCGTTCCTTACTTCCCACTCGCGTCCGGCCTTCTTGGCGGCAAGTATAAGCAAGGCGATACGTTCAGCGACAATAGAAAGAACAACCCAATGTTTCAAGGAGCGACCTTTGCCAAAAACCTGGAGAAGGTGGACAAGGTTCGCCAAATTGCCGATGCCAAAGGTGTTGAAGTCGCACATGTGGTGCTAGCCTGGTATTTGACCGTACCTTCCATCGACGCACTTATTCCCGGAGCTAAACGTCCGGAACAGATCGTATCAAATCTCCAGACTCTGAAAGTTCAGCTGACACCAGATGAGATCAAAGCGATTGATTCAATCTTTAAGGCGTAA
- the fabV gene encoding enoyl-ACP reductase FabV: MIIQPKTRGFICTTAHPEGCAKQIEQQIEYVKAQKKIEGPANVLVIGASTGYGLASRISAAFGAGANTIGVFFDKAAEGQRTASAGWYNSAAFEQQAAELGLKSHSIVGDAFSDAIKEKTIALIKAEYGTIDLVIYSVASPRRTHPVTGETFSSVIKPVGTAYSNKTLNFHTGEVTMTTIEPANEEEVRQTIAVMGGEDWRMWIDQLQAADVLADGATTVAYSYIGPEITHPIYRDGTIGQAKHDLEQTAIQMNDLLSSKGGRAFVSVNKALVTQSSSAIPVVPLYISALYEVMKEKGLHENCIEQMYRLFSEHLYGEGKATADGSCLIRIDDWEMREDVQTEVMKRWDELTTDNAGELADLEGYRQDFFNLFGFRTDGVDYEADIDPNVDIPNMY; encoded by the coding sequence ATGATTATTCAACCTAAAACACGCGGATTTATATGCACAACAGCCCATCCAGAGGGATGCGCCAAACAAATAGAACAACAAATTGAATATGTAAAAGCACAAAAGAAAATTGAGGGACCTGCGAATGTACTTGTCATCGGTGCCTCTACCGGATACGGACTGGCTTCTAGAATTTCAGCTGCTTTTGGTGCTGGCGCCAATACCATTGGTGTGTTCTTCGATAAGGCTGCGGAAGGTCAGCGCACCGCATCTGCAGGCTGGTACAACTCCGCTGCCTTTGAACAACAAGCAGCAGAGCTTGGACTTAAATCACACAGCATAGTTGGCGATGCCTTCTCTGATGCGATTAAAGAGAAGACCATTGCACTGATTAAAGCTGAATATGGCACCATCGATTTAGTTATTTATAGTGTCGCTTCACCTCGTCGTACCCATCCGGTAACAGGAGAAACCTTCTCCTCCGTTATTAAACCGGTGGGAACAGCTTATTCGAATAAAACTTTGAACTTCCATACAGGCGAAGTAACCATGACCACCATTGAGCCTGCTAATGAAGAGGAAGTACGTCAGACCATCGCTGTAATGGGAGGCGAAGACTGGAGAATGTGGATCGATCAGCTTCAAGCAGCTGATGTCCTTGCAGATGGTGCTACTACCGTTGCTTACTCCTACATCGGGCCTGAAATCACTCACCCTATCTATCGGGACGGAACAATTGGCCAAGCCAAGCACGATCTGGAACAGACTGCGATCCAAATGAATGACCTTCTTTCATCAAAAGGCGGACGTGCCTTTGTATCCGTTAATAAGGCGCTCGTAACTCAGTCCAGCTCAGCTATTCCTGTAGTACCCCTTTATATCTCTGCACTTTATGAAGTGATGAAGGAAAAAGGCCTGCACGAGAACTGTATTGAACAAATGTATCGCTTGTTCTCTGAGCACCTATACGGTGAAGGCAAGGCTACTGCTGACGGAAGCTGCTTGATCCGCATTGACGACTGGGAAATGCGTGAGGATGTCCAGACAGAGGTTATGAAACGTTGGGACGAGCTGACAACTGATAATGCAGGTGAGCTGGCTGATCTTGAAGGCTACCGCCAAGATTTCTTCAATCTGTTTGGCTTTAGAACAGATGGCGTAGACTACGAAGCAGATATTGATCCTAATGTCGACATTCCGAATATGTATTAA
- a CDS encoding aldo/keto reductase, with product MVKKISVANGVLDVSQISLGCMRIADLSAKEADTHVHSALELGIDFFDHADIYADGKAEEVFAGVLQNNPGMRDKMLIQTKCGIRKGYFDFSKEHILQSVEGSLKRLKTDYIDVLLLHRPDTLFEPEEVAEAFDILESKGLVKHFGVSNQNPLQIELLKKNVKQPLLFNQLQLSIMFTGMIDTGFNVNMTNSGSVVHDGGILEYSRLHDMTIQPWSPFQYGFFEGVFLDNDKFPELNEVINRLAAEKEVTNTAIAIAWILRHPANMQPVVGTTNTQRLRDIAKASDITLTRPEWYEIYRAAGNILP from the coding sequence ATGGTTAAGAAAATTAGTGTAGCGAATGGTGTACTTGACGTATCCCAAATTTCGCTGGGCTGTATGCGGATTGCGGATTTGTCTGCAAAAGAGGCTGATACACATGTACATAGTGCGTTGGAGCTCGGAATAGACTTCTTTGATCATGCCGACATTTATGCGGACGGCAAAGCTGAAGAAGTATTCGCAGGGGTACTTCAGAACAATCCTGGTATGCGTGATAAAATGCTGATCCAAACCAAATGCGGAATCCGCAAGGGCTATTTTGATTTTTCCAAAGAGCATATCCTACAATCCGTAGAGGGTAGCCTAAAACGCTTGAAGACCGATTATATCGATGTGCTCTTGCTTCACCGTCCTGACACGCTGTTCGAGCCGGAAGAAGTGGCTGAGGCTTTTGACATTCTGGAGAGCAAGGGATTGGTCAAGCATTTTGGTGTCAGCAACCAGAACCCGTTACAAATCGAGCTACTTAAGAAAAATGTAAAGCAACCGCTGCTGTTCAACCAGCTGCAATTGAGCATTATGTTTACGGGGATGATTGATACAGGCTTTAATGTGAATATGACCAACTCCGGTTCGGTTGTCCATGACGGCGGGATCTTAGAGTACAGCCGTCTACACGACATGACCATTCAGCCATGGTCACCTTTCCAATATGGGTTCTTTGAAGGTGTATTCTTGGACAACGACAAGTTCCCTGAATTGAACGAGGTCATTAACCGCTTAGCAGCTGAAAAAGAGGTTACCAATACCGCTATTGCCATTGCCTGGATTCTAAGACATCCGGCAAATATGCAGCCTGTTGTAGGTACAACCAATACGCAGCGATTGCGGGATATTGCCAAAGCATCCGATATTACACTCACCAGACCAGAATGGTATGAAATTTACCGCGCTGCGGGTAATATCCTTCCATAA
- a CDS encoding AAA family ATPase, with product MIIWINGAFGAGKTETAYELHRRLPDSFVYDPENVGYYIRANIPDVMTKSDFQNYYLWREINHSMLKYIASEYRGTIIVPMTIVNPEYWMDIAGNLINEGLEVHHFTLCASRETLLKRLGGRGEGNDSWAVQQIDRCLTGLNKDVFKDHLDTNNLTTLGVVKMIASKLDITLTPIIEEK from the coding sequence TTGATTATATGGATCAATGGAGCTTTTGGTGCGGGGAAGACAGAAACTGCATATGAATTACATCGCAGACTTCCTGATTCTTTTGTATACGATCCAGAGAATGTAGGGTATTACATAAGAGCAAACATTCCCGATGTGATGACAAAAAGTGACTTTCAGAACTATTATCTTTGGCGTGAAATTAACCATTCCATGTTAAAATACATAGCTAGCGAATATAGGGGAACGATTATCGTACCTATGACCATAGTCAACCCAGAATATTGGATGGACATTGCTGGAAATCTAATAAATGAGGGATTAGAGGTTCATCATTTTACTTTGTGTGCCTCACGAGAGACGCTGCTCAAGAGATTGGGTGGTAGAGGTGAAGGGAATGACTCATGGGCCGTTCAACAGATCGACAGATGCCTCACAGGGCTTAATAAGGACGTATTTAAAGACCATTTAGACACAAATAACCTGACTACTCTAGGAGTCGTAAAGATGATAGCTAGTAAGCTTGATATCACTTTAACGCCTATTATAGAAGAAAAGTGA